The Candidatus Obscuribacterales bacterium nucleotide sequence AAAAATATTATCCGCTCGGCGCTCGACCTCCCCAACGGTCTAGGCACCGACATGTATGAGTTTCCTGCCCTAGCCACACCAGCAGCAAAGCGCAGGATTAAGGAACAATATCGCCAAGCCCTGGATTCCCTCCCCTTAGACGACGAGACCATTGAACGCATCGTCGCTGAAGCCAATGATGCCTTTACCCTCAACCGCGACGTGATGCATGAGCTAGAAGACGAGGTGAAAGCCGCTATCGGTGATCACACCTTTGACCTGCTGACTCGGCAAGACCGCCCCGGCAGCACCGCCCGCTGTCCTCACCACAGCAGCGATCGCGAGCTAGTTGTAGGTTAAGCAATCCTCGATCTCCCCTGATGCCGGAAACGAGGGGGGATCCCAAGGGATCGCTCATACGTCGTCCACCTCTTTGACACAGCAACACCATC carries:
- a CDS encoding biliverdin-producing heme oxygenase, translating into KNIIRSALDLPNGLGTDMYEFPALATPAAKRRIKEQYRQALDSLPLDDETIERIVAEANDAFTLNRDVMHELEDEVKAAIGDHTFDLLTRQDRPGSTARCPHHSSDRELVVG